A single window of Solea solea chromosome 9, fSolSol10.1, whole genome shotgun sequence DNA harbors:
- the LOC131465071 gene encoding regulator of G-protein signaling 8-like yields the protein MKTRLGCLSNKSDSYNDFSEFLPPAHETTARCLKLSTDEVVRWSESFDHLLSHKYGLAAFRTFLRTEFSEENIEFWMACEEYKKIKSSTKLVSKANKIFKEFIDVQAPREVNIDFRTREKTKQSLEDPSPTTLNEVQAQVHSLMEKDSYPRFLRSKMYQEMVNRAHAQGQRRSV from the exons ATGAAGACCAGACTAGGCTGCCTGTCCAACAAGTCCGACTCCTACAATGACTTCTCTGAGTTCCTTCCACCTGCCCATGAAACCACAGCCAGGTGTTTGAA ACTATCGACGGACGAGGTCGTTCGATGGTCAGAATCCTTCGATCACCTTCTTTCCCACAAAT ATGGCCTTGCCGCCTTCCGGACATTTCTCAGGACAGAGTTCAGCGAAGAGAACATCGAGTTCTGGATGGCCTGCGAGGAGTACAAGAAAATCAAGAGCTCCACCAAACTGGTGTCAAAAGCGAACAAGATCTTCAAGGAGTTCATTGATGTTCAAGCCccgagagag GTAAACATTGATTTTCGTACCAGGGAAAAGACCAAGCAGAGCCTGGAGGATCCATCGCCGACCACCCTCAACGAGGTCCAGGCTCAAGTCCACAGCCTCATGGAGAAAGACTCCTACCCGCGATTCCTCAGGTCTAAAATGTACCAAGAAATGGTCAACAGGGCACACGCACAGGGCCAGCGGAGGTCTGTGTGA